From the genome of Pelobacter propionicus DSM 2379, one region includes:
- a CDS encoding NAD-dependent epimerase, protein MSTCGFDTGNRVLVTGAAGFIGFHLSRHLLEQGYQVIGLDNLNDYYDQTLKEARLRLLEPLPGFSFLRASLEDARQMEELFSRERFDLVVNLAAQAGVRYSITNPHAYISSNVAGFLNVLEGCRHTGVKHLVFASSSSVYGANARVPFSEHHTVDHPVSLYAATKKSNELMAHTYAHLFGLATTGLRFFTVYGPWGRPDMAYFSFTKAILEGRAIDVFNHGRMRRDFTYIDDIVQGIARVLERPPQGDAAWDANAPDPASSSAPYRIYNIGNNRPVELGRFIETLEQLLGKKAIKNMLPMQPGDVPATCADIDDLARDAGFRPSTPIETGLRRFVEWYREYYGGAV, encoded by the coding sequence ATGAGCACATGCGGATTTGATACGGGCAACAGGGTTCTGGTCACCGGCGCGGCCGGATTCATCGGTTTTCACTTAAGCAGGCACTTGCTGGAGCAGGGGTACCAGGTGATCGGCCTGGACAACCTGAACGACTACTACGACCAGACCCTCAAGGAGGCTCGCCTGCGCTTGCTGGAGCCGCTGCCCGGCTTCAGTTTCCTGCGCGCCTCCCTGGAGGACGCTCGGCAGATGGAGGAGCTGTTCAGCCGGGAGCGCTTCGACCTGGTGGTCAATCTGGCTGCCCAGGCCGGCGTACGCTACTCCATCACCAACCCCCACGCCTACATCTCCAGCAATGTTGCCGGGTTCCTGAACGTACTGGAGGGATGCCGCCACACCGGCGTCAAACACCTGGTTTTCGCCTCCTCCAGCTCCGTATACGGCGCCAACGCCCGGGTCCCCTTTTCGGAGCACCATACGGTGGATCACCCGGTTTCCCTCTATGCGGCCACCAAAAAATCCAACGAACTGATGGCCCACACCTATGCGCACCTTTTCGGCCTAGCGACAACCGGGCTGCGTTTCTTCACCGTTTACGGACCCTGGGGGCGGCCGGACATGGCCTATTTCTCCTTTACCAAGGCCATCCTGGAGGGGCGGGCCATCGACGTCTTCAACCACGGCCGGATGCGGCGCGATTTCACCTATATCGACGACATCGTCCAGGGGATCGCGCGGGTGCTGGAGCGCCCCCCCCAAGGGGATGCGGCGTGGGACGCCAATGCGCCCGATCCGGCCAGCAGCTCCGCTCCCTACCGCATCTACAACATCGGCAACAACCGTCCGGTGGAGTTGGGGCGCTTCATCGAGACGCTGGAGCAGTTGCTGGGCAAAAAGGCGATCAAAAACATGCTGCCCATGCAGCCGGGCGACGTGCCGGCCACCTGCGCCGATATCGACGATCTGGCGCGGGATGCAGGCTTCCGGCCCAGCACCCCCATCGAAACCGGGCTGCGCCGCTTCGTGGAATGGTACCGGGAGTACTATGGCGGTGCGGTGTGA
- a CDS encoding IS1182 family transposase produces the protein MKSKFIEVDRETPYLLPPSLQDWLPEKHLARFVVEIVEQLDLRSLKATYAGRGSQPYNPEMLVALLFYGYATGVFSSRKLERSTYDSVAFRFIAANSHPDHDTIATFRRRFLPQLNKLFAQILLIAHQMEVLKLGNVSLDGSKIKANASKHKALSYEHACKLEEQIKAEVGELLKKAEAADHADIPDGMNIPEELERREKRLSAIAAAKVEIKKRAAERHAREQAAYEKKVAERAKKEQATGKKAKGKEPKPPKSGPTAKDQVNLTDEESRIMPTSGGGFEQTYNAQAGVDTASKLIVSAHVTQNPNDKQELTPTLENLAALPEKLGKATDLVADSGYFSESNVTACEENEITPYIAVDRQSHNVPLMERFAEPPPLPEDADSVARMKHRLKTPSGKAIYAQRKVTSEPVFGIIKAVMGFRSFLLRGFEAVTGEWNLVCMAYNIKKLHVFAG, from the coding sequence ATGAAATCAAAGTTTATTGAAGTTGACCGGGAAACACCCTATCTGCTCCCGCCATCGCTGCAAGATTGGCTACCAGAAAAGCACTTAGCCCGGTTTGTGGTCGAAATTGTCGAACAGCTCGACCTGCGCTCTTTGAAAGCTACCTATGCCGGCCGAGGCTCGCAGCCCTATAACCCTGAGATGCTGGTAGCATTGTTGTTTTACGGTTATGCGACAGGCGTATTCTCCAGCCGGAAGCTTGAGCGCAGCACCTACGACTCCGTGGCATTCCGGTTCATAGCGGCAAACAGTCATCCTGACCACGATACCATTGCCACCTTCCGCCGGCGGTTTCTGCCGCAACTGAACAAGCTGTTTGCCCAGATTCTGCTGATCGCTCATCAGATGGAGGTGCTGAAACTGGGCAACGTTAGTTTGGATGGCAGCAAAATCAAGGCGAATGCCTCCAAGCACAAGGCGCTGAGCTATGAGCATGCCTGCAAGCTTGAAGAGCAGATCAAGGCTGAGGTTGGCGAACTGCTCAAAAAGGCCGAGGCAGCGGACCATGCCGATATTCCGGACGGCATGAACATCCCCGAAGAACTGGAACGTCGGGAAAAGCGTCTTTCCGCCATTGCCGCAGCCAAGGTCGAGATCAAAAAACGTGCCGCTGAGCGCCATGCTCGTGAACAGGCCGCTTATGAGAAGAAAGTCGCCGAACGGGCCAAGAAGGAGCAGGCAACGGGCAAGAAGGCCAAGGGGAAAGAGCCGAAACCGCCCAAATCCGGCCCCACTGCCAAAGATCAGGTCAATCTGACCGATGAAGAGTCGCGGATCATGCCGACCTCCGGTGGCGGATTCGAGCAGACGTACAACGCCCAGGCCGGTGTGGATACGGCATCAAAGCTCATCGTTTCGGCCCATGTTACCCAGAATCCCAATGACAAACAGGAGCTGACACCGACCCTGGAGAACCTGGCGGCGCTGCCTGAGAAGCTTGGCAAGGCAACCGATCTGGTAGCTGACAGTGGCTACTTCAGCGAATCCAATGTAACTGCCTGTGAGGAGAACGAGATAACTCCCTACATTGCCGTAGACCGGCAGAGTCACAACGTGCCACTGATGGAGCGCTTTGCCGAACCGCCGCCGTTACCCGAAGATGCCGATTCCGTGGCCAGAATGAAGCATCGCCTGAAGACACCTTCCGGCAAGGCGATCTACGCCCAGCGAAAAGTCACCTCGGAACCGGTCTTCGGCATCATCAAGGCGGTAATGGGATTCAGAAGCTTTCTTTTGCGTGGCTTCGAAGCAGTAACAGGCGAATGGAACCTGGTTTGCATGGCCTACAACATCAAAAAGTTGCATGTCTTTGCCGGATAG
- a CDS encoding amidohydrolase family protein translates to MTSFPMDNDSFIVAASWLLSPEAPPLAGGALLVRRGRIGDLGTLQRLRRDHPVPIIDHPGCAILPGFINAHTHLELTHFPSWRLRSQLEEHPQRFVDWIIQLIKVKRGLTPDDMRASAREGIRMCLESGTTAVGEIVTARTLAPLYRGSRLSGRLFFELVGHDNSRFRELLREAVELSGESPAGSFSAGLSPHAPYTLGEETFPLIREAAAGASLPLAIHCSESTEETNFVFSSSGQLAERFYPFVGWERYLPPPRRCSTSQLLERAGLLTDSTLAIHCVQVSRADAEILRKRGVSVALCPRSNERLDVGRAPVALLRKLGIPLALGTDSLASNDSLSLWDELRFALDAFGDELSPADLFRMVTLGGATALGIQGDHGSLEKGKRADFQIVGQAGKRESGLVERVMLRGVVEDVYVAGERFDGERTSP, encoded by the coding sequence ATGACATCCTTCCCCATGGATAACGACTCCTTCATCGTGGCAGCCTCGTGGCTGCTCTCTCCCGAAGCGCCTCCCCTGGCCGGTGGCGCGCTGCTGGTGCGTCGCGGCCGTATCGGGGACCTGGGCACCCTGCAGCGGTTGCGGCGCGATCACCCCGTTCCGATCATCGACCATCCCGGCTGCGCCATCCTGCCCGGCTTCATCAATGCCCACACCCACCTGGAGTTGACCCATTTCCCCAGCTGGCGCTTGCGCAGCCAGCTGGAGGAGCACCCGCAGCGCTTCGTGGACTGGATCATCCAGCTGATCAAGGTCAAGCGCGGCCTGACCCCCGACGACATGCGTGCCTCGGCCCGGGAGGGGATCCGCATGTGCCTGGAGTCAGGAACCACCGCGGTGGGGGAGATCGTCACGGCTCGCACGCTGGCGCCGCTGTACCGCGGATCCCGGCTCTCCGGCCGGCTGTTCTTCGAACTGGTGGGACACGACAACTCCCGCTTCCGGGAATTGCTTCGGGAGGCGGTGGAGCTTAGCGGGGAATCTCCGGCCGGGTCGTTCAGCGCGGGGCTCTCGCCCCATGCCCCCTACACCCTGGGGGAGGAGACCTTTCCGCTGATCCGGGAGGCGGCTGCGGGCGCATCCCTGCCGCTGGCCATCCACTGCTCCGAATCAACGGAGGAGACCAATTTCGTCTTCAGCAGCAGCGGCCAACTGGCCGAGAGATTCTACCCCTTCGTGGGGTGGGAGCGCTACCTGCCCCCGCCACGCAGATGCAGCACCAGCCAGCTTCTGGAGCGGGCCGGCCTGCTGACCGATTCCACCCTGGCCATCCACTGCGTACAGGTCAGCCGCGCGGATGCCGAGATCCTGAGGAAGCGCGGCGTCAGCGTGGCCCTCTGCCCGCGCAGCAACGAGCGCCTGGACGTGGGGCGGGCACCGGTGGCGCTGCTGCGCAAGCTGGGGATTCCCCTTGCCCTGGGCACCGACTCCCTGGCCAGCAACGACTCCCTCTCCCTCTGGGACGAGCTGCGCTTCGCCCTGGATGCCTTCGGGGACGAGCTGTCGCCGGCCGACCTCTTCCGCATGGTCACCCTGGGGGGCGCCACCGCCCTGGGGATCCAGGGGGACCACGGCTCTCTGGAGAAAGGGAAGCGGGCCGACTTCCAGATTGTGGGGCAGGCGGGAAAACGGGAGAGCGGGCTTGTGGAGCGGGTCATGCTGCGGGGAGTCGTGGAGGATGTGTATGTGGCCGGAGAGCGGTTCGACGGGGAGCGGACATCGCCCTGA
- a CDS encoding UDP-glucuronic acid decarboxylase family protein, with protein MRILVTGGAGFIGSHLCERLLNEGHDVICLDNFFTGSKDNIIHLMDNHRFELVRHDITQPILLEVDRIYNLACPASPIHYQYNPVKTTKTSVMGTINMLGLAKRVKARILQASTSEVYGDPQIHPQTEEYWGNVNPIGIRSCYDEGKRVAETLMMDYYRQNNVDIRIIRIFNTYGPRMAENDGRVVSNFILQALRNQDITVYGDGSQTRSFCYVSDLVEGMIRMMENDQGFIGPVNLGNPGEFTMLELAEKVIEQTGCSSKIIFAELPQDDPKQRQPDISLARQWLGWEPAVQLDEGLNMAIAYFRKNAAV; from the coding sequence ATGCGCATTCTGGTTACCGGCGGCGCCGGTTTCATTGGTTCGCACCTGTGCGAACGCCTGCTGAACGAGGGGCACGACGTCATCTGCCTGGACAACTTTTTCACCGGATCCAAGGACAACATCATCCACCTGATGGACAACCACCGCTTCGAGCTGGTGCGCCACGACATCACCCAGCCAATCCTCCTGGAGGTGGACCGGATCTACAACCTGGCCTGCCCCGCCTCCCCCATCCACTACCAGTACAACCCGGTCAAGACCACCAAGACCAGCGTCATGGGCACCATCAACATGCTCGGCCTGGCCAAGCGGGTGAAAGCCCGCATTCTCCAGGCCTCCACCTCCGAGGTCTACGGCGACCCCCAGATCCATCCCCAGACCGAGGAGTACTGGGGAAACGTGAATCCGATCGGCATCCGCAGTTGCTATGACGAGGGGAAGCGGGTGGCCGAAACCCTGATGATGGACTACTACCGCCAGAACAACGTGGATATCCGCATCATACGGATCTTCAACACCTACGGCCCCCGCATGGCGGAGAACGACGGCCGGGTTGTTTCCAACTTCATCCTCCAGGCGCTGAGGAATCAGGATATCACCGTCTACGGTGACGGCTCCCAGACCCGCTCCTTCTGCTATGTCTCCGACCTGGTGGAGGGGATGATCCGCATGATGGAGAACGACCAGGGTTTCATCGGTCCGGTCAACCTGGGCAATCCGGGCGAATTCACCATGCTAGAGCTTGCCGAAAAGGTGATCGAGCAGACCGGCTGCTCCTCGAAAATCATTTTTGCCGAACTGCCCCAGGATGATCCGAAACAGAGGCAGCCGGACATTTCACTGGCACGGCAGTGGCTCGGATGGGAGCCTGCGGTTCAACTGGATGAGGGGTTGAACATGGCCATAGCGTATTTCAGGAAGAACGCGGCTGTCTGA
- the gmd gene encoding GDP-mannose 4,6-dehydratase encodes MKKALITGITGQDGSYLAELLLEKGYQVHGMIRRSSSFNTGRIDHLYRDPHEKDVRLLLHYGDLNDASSINTLLRTIRPDEIYNLGAQSHVRVSFDVPEYTAEVDGLGAVRLLEGIRETGLNTRFYQASSSELYGKVVETPQKETTPFYPRSPYACAKAYAFYITMNYRESYGIYACNGILFNHESPRRGETFVTRKITRAAARISLGLQDCLYLGNLEAKRDWGFAGDYVEAMWLMLQQEQPEDYVIATGETWSVRSFAEMVFQRLGMPLEWRGGGVDEVGVDTKSGNSVIRIDPKYFRPAEVDLLLGDPSKARRQLGWKQKTSFRELVEMMADADLELAQRERRADGVK; translated from the coding sequence ATGAAAAAAGCACTCATCACCGGCATCACCGGCCAGGATGGTTCCTACCTGGCGGAACTTCTGCTGGAAAAGGGGTACCAGGTACATGGCATGATCCGCCGCTCCTCCTCCTTCAACACCGGCCGTATCGACCACCTCTACCGCGACCCGCACGAGAAGGATGTGCGCCTGCTGCTGCACTACGGCGACCTGAACGATGCCAGCTCCATCAACACCCTGCTGCGCACCATCCGGCCGGACGAGATCTACAACCTGGGCGCCCAGAGCCACGTGCGGGTCTCCTTCGACGTGCCGGAGTACACCGCCGAAGTGGACGGCCTGGGTGCGGTGCGTCTGCTGGAGGGGATTCGCGAGACCGGCCTGAATACCCGATTCTACCAGGCCTCGTCCTCCGAGCTGTACGGCAAGGTGGTGGAGACCCCCCAGAAAGAGACCACCCCCTTCTATCCCCGCTCCCCCTACGCCTGCGCTAAGGCCTACGCCTTCTACATCACCATGAACTACCGCGAGAGCTACGGCATCTACGCCTGCAACGGCATCCTCTTCAATCATGAATCCCCCCGCCGTGGTGAGACCTTTGTCACCCGCAAGATCACCAGGGCAGCGGCCCGCATCAGCTTGGGGCTTCAGGACTGTCTCTACCTGGGCAACCTGGAGGCCAAACGCGACTGGGGCTTTGCCGGCGACTACGTGGAGGCCATGTGGCTGATGCTGCAGCAGGAGCAACCGGAAGACTACGTCATTGCCACCGGCGAGACCTGGTCCGTGCGCAGCTTTGCCGAAATGGTCTTTCAGCGCCTGGGCATGCCGCTGGAGTGGCGAGGGGGCGGCGTGGACGAGGTGGGGGTCGACACAAAGAGCGGCAACAGCGTCATTCGCATCGATCCCAAATATTTCCGCCCGGCCGAGGTGGACCTGCTGCTGGGCGACCCTTCCAAGGCCAGGCGCCAGCTGGGCTGGAAGCAGAAGACCAGCTTCAGGGAACTTGTGGAGATGATGGCCGACGCGGACCTTGAACTGGCCCAGCGGGAACGCCGGGCGGATGGAGTAAAATAA
- a CDS encoding polysaccharide biosynthesis/export family protein codes for MNRYLIVLLLLLSGSLPVLAAGIQSTTQYPAQYSAGYSTKTSTQTSSQYFGQSSGQSAAQSPSPLGSASSTPTFPQQVPGVLTPPSTPQPAGSGAPQNGTAVPGGEQNGRAMLNGAPSRPEDLLSDADRARLLEYRQMTEDERGKVSKFCMMTDFERMVMEKYCRMTENEKADDPDFARLSDAERARVMEYSRITEIEKSRYDRYCSIVDLETVSSNEREDVSEIERAISDPRSDDELFRPQPLKMKRLEQFGYNFFRPDASAFSSLTDVPVGDDYLVGPGDRIILQLWGSIDGVHELEVNRSGEVLLPRVGAVKVWGVPFGGLHELFRRSLATIFKDFQLNVNMGKLRMMKVYIVGEVRSPGDYNLSSLSTVISALTAAGGPTKNGSLRNIQIRRVGKLPQSVDLYDFFLRGDRNCDVRLQPGDTIYVPVLRKVAAIGGNVRRPAIFELKDEKRLTDLLRLAAGISVTGSLQRIQIAGINAHDNRQVRDFNIDPRKGDKQFTEITDSIGIRHMDSVRIFSINSVLRGQVRVEGYALHPGDYALAKGMRVKDLFGPEDVLPETYRDVAVITRMLPPDYLQEKISINLGQALAGEPDHNLELKEFDRITLFSRWDMEEMPMARISGEVQKPGSYRVYERMSLRDLIFNAGNIKKSAYLKSAEISRSIVDKEGVRAQIIDVDLEEALKGNPAHNVLIEKMDEVIIRRIPNWVDETGRYVTLRGEVMFPGVYPVLKGETLSSVIRRAGGYTDRAYLKGAKFTRKSVAEIQQKKMDEILAKTEDSVAKKQAELASTASSKEELAATQAALDGLQKNIQRLKKEKAEGRVSIALAPLDKLQKSGYDLELLGGDNLEIPQSTGTVMVYGEVFSPTNLVQRPGKDVAYYLRKAGGPTSNANEDEIYVIKVDGTVVSRAQSGSGISWDEDARSWSFGGFKSTPLDAGDTIVVPQEMDRIAWTREIKDIATILGQVALMVGVVAGM; via the coding sequence TTGAATAGATATCTGATCGTCCTGCTCCTGCTTCTCTCCGGATCCCTGCCTGTCCTGGCGGCAGGGATCCAATCCACCACCCAGTATCCCGCTCAGTATTCAGCCGGCTATTCAACCAAAACGTCCACGCAGACATCCAGCCAGTATTTCGGCCAGTCCTCCGGACAGTCTGCTGCCCAGTCTCCTTCCCCATTGGGTTCCGCCTCTTCCACACCTACATTCCCGCAACAGGTGCCCGGAGTTTTAACTCCCCCTTCTACTCCGCAACCCGCGGGCTCTGGTGCTCCCCAGAACGGAACAGCCGTTCCGGGGGGGGAGCAGAACGGCAGGGCGATGCTCAACGGGGCACCCTCCAGGCCGGAAGATCTGCTGTCGGACGCGGACAGGGCCAGGCTGCTGGAATACCGACAGATGACCGAGGACGAGAGGGGCAAGGTATCAAAGTTCTGTATGATGACCGACTTTGAGCGCATGGTCATGGAGAAGTACTGCCGCATGACCGAGAACGAGAAGGCGGATGACCCGGACTTTGCCCGGTTGTCGGATGCTGAGCGTGCCAGGGTCATGGAGTATTCCCGCATAACCGAAATCGAGAAGTCGCGCTATGACCGTTACTGCTCCATCGTTGATCTGGAAACGGTCAGCTCCAACGAACGGGAGGATGTGTCTGAGATAGAGCGGGCCATCTCCGACCCCCGGTCCGATGATGAGCTGTTCAGGCCCCAGCCGTTGAAGATGAAGCGGTTGGAGCAGTTCGGCTACAACTTCTTCCGCCCCGACGCGTCCGCTTTCTCGTCGCTTACCGACGTGCCGGTGGGCGACGACTACCTGGTGGGGCCGGGTGACCGGATCATCCTCCAGCTGTGGGGAAGTATCGACGGCGTTCATGAGCTGGAGGTGAACCGGAGTGGAGAGGTGCTTTTGCCGCGGGTCGGCGCCGTGAAGGTCTGGGGAGTCCCCTTTGGCGGCCTGCATGAGCTCTTCAGGAGGAGCCTGGCCACCATCTTCAAGGATTTCCAGCTTAACGTGAATATGGGCAAGCTGCGCATGATGAAGGTTTACATCGTCGGCGAAGTGCGCTCGCCCGGCGATTACAACCTGAGCTCGCTCTCCACGGTGATCAGCGCCCTGACCGCCGCGGGTGGTCCCACCAAAAACGGCAGCCTGCGCAATATCCAGATCCGTCGGGTGGGCAAGCTGCCCCAATCCGTGGACCTGTACGATTTCTTCCTCAGGGGTGACAGGAACTGCGACGTGCGCCTGCAACCGGGTGACACCATCTATGTGCCGGTGCTGCGCAAGGTGGCCGCTATCGGGGGCAATGTACGGCGGCCGGCCATCTTCGAGCTCAAAGACGAAAAAAGACTGACCGACCTGCTCAGGCTGGCGGCCGGCATCAGCGTCACCGGCAGCCTGCAGCGCATCCAGATTGCCGGAATCAATGCCCACGATAACAGGCAGGTAAGGGATTTCAACATCGATCCCCGCAAGGGGGACAAGCAGTTCACGGAAATAACCGATTCCATCGGCATCAGGCACATGGATTCGGTGCGTATCTTTTCCATCAACTCGGTTCTTCGCGGCCAGGTCAGGGTCGAAGGGTATGCCCTGCATCCGGGCGACTACGCCCTTGCCAAGGGAATGCGGGTCAAGGATCTGTTCGGCCCGGAGGACGTTCTTCCCGAGACCTACCGCGACGTGGCGGTCATCACCAGAATGCTGCCCCCCGATTACCTTCAGGAGAAGATCAGCATCAACCTGGGGCAGGCTCTGGCGGGGGAGCCCGACCACAACCTGGAGCTGAAGGAATTTGACCGGATCACCCTCTTCTCCCGCTGGGATATGGAAGAGATGCCCATGGCCAGGATCAGCGGCGAGGTGCAGAAGCCGGGTAGTTACCGCGTCTACGAGCGGATGTCGCTGCGGGACCTGATATTCAATGCCGGAAATATCAAGAAGAGCGCCTATCTGAAGAGCGCAGAAATTAGCCGCTCCATCGTGGACAAGGAAGGTGTCAGGGCCCAGATCATCGACGTAGACCTTGAGGAGGCCCTCAAGGGCAATCCGGCGCACAACGTCCTGATCGAGAAAATGGACGAGGTGATCATACGCCGCATCCCCAACTGGGTCGACGAGACAGGGCGCTATGTAACCCTGCGCGGCGAGGTCATGTTCCCCGGCGTGTATCCGGTCCTCAAGGGGGAGACGCTCTCTTCCGTCATCCGTCGCGCCGGCGGCTATACCGACAGGGCCTATCTGAAGGGGGCCAAGTTCACCCGCAAGAGCGTGGCCGAGATCCAGCAGAAGAAGATGGACGAGATTCTCGCCAAGACCGAGGACAGCGTTGCCAAGAAACAGGCCGAGCTGGCCTCAACGGCTTCCTCCAAGGAGGAGTTGGCGGCGACTCAGGCTGCCCTGGATGGGTTGCAGAAGAACATTCAGCGGCTTAAGAAGGAAAAGGCGGAGGGGAGGGTTTCCATCGCCCTCGCCCCCCTGGACAAGCTGCAGAAGAGCGGCTATGACCTGGAGCTGCTGGGGGGGGACAACCTGGAGATTCCCCAGTCCACCGGTACGGTCATGGTCTACGGCGAAGTGTTCAGTCCGACCAACCTGGTCCAGCGCCCCGGCAAGGATGTGGCTTATTACCTGAGGAAGGCCGGTGGCCCCACCAGCAATGCCAACGAGGACGAGATATACGTGATCAAGGTTGACGGCACGGTGGTAAGCAGGGCCCAGTCAGGTTCCGGAATCAGTTGGGACGAAGATGCGCGGAGCTGGTCCTTCGGCGGCTTCAAATCGACCCCACTGGATGCGGGTGACACCATTGTCGTGCCCCAGGAGATGGACCGGATCGCCTGGACGCGGGAGATCAAGGACATAGCCACCATTCTGGGCCAGGTCGCCCTGATGGTGGGGGTTGTTGCGGGGATGTAG
- a CDS encoding GumC family protein: MHQSEQTSVVMDESANPQIHGLLDYLEILARRWRLIISVPLVASVITAVISLFMPNIYTATTMIIPTDEAIMAQLGGLAAMVGGALGGKTNGELYVTMLKSEAIKDPVIDKFNLMNRFKLKFRADAYKVLDNKVDVSLGKMDGVLTIQVNDKSPKMAADLANAYVSELGKLAAGIQTRKASDNKLFFQKQIEYTKSNLNKSEEALKEFQSKNKSFSVSDQAKASIENVAQLRAQLAIREVELGTLQRQFTDNSQEVKSAKAAVAQLRGQITGLEGKNGSSSSIPQLGKVPQLGQEYLRLMREFKIQEAMLEMLVKQHEIAGLSENKDMSPFGVLQKANVPDKKTKPIRRNMVLKAFFVSFFTCSFFVLYSDRLRHIYSQIRNRVFKTE; encoded by the coding sequence ATGCATCAATCCGAACAAACTTCTGTCGTTATGGATGAATCGGCCAATCCCCAGATTCACGGTCTACTGGATTACCTTGAGATTCTCGCCCGGCGCTGGAGGCTGATTATCAGTGTGCCATTAGTAGCCTCTGTCATCACTGCTGTCATCAGCCTCTTCATGCCCAACATCTACACCGCTACAACCATGATTATCCCAACCGATGAGGCCATAATGGCGCAACTCGGAGGACTGGCAGCCATGGTCGGTGGGGCTCTTGGAGGAAAAACCAATGGTGAATTATATGTCACCATGCTCAAGAGCGAGGCCATTAAAGACCCGGTTATCGACAAATTCAATCTGATGAACCGGTTCAAGCTAAAGTTCCGAGCCGATGCCTATAAGGTGCTCGACAACAAGGTTGATGTTTCGTTGGGCAAAATGGATGGGGTGCTTACTATACAGGTTAACGACAAAAGCCCAAAGATGGCTGCTGATCTAGCTAATGCATACGTAAGTGAGCTCGGCAAACTTGCTGCTGGTATACAGACAAGAAAAGCAAGTGACAATAAGCTGTTTTTTCAAAAGCAGATAGAATATACAAAGTCAAATCTTAACAAATCTGAAGAAGCATTGAAGGAGTTTCAAAGCAAAAACAAATCATTTTCTGTATCAGATCAAGCTAAAGCATCTATCGAAAATGTAGCCCAGCTTCGAGCACAACTGGCAATCAGGGAAGTCGAGCTTGGTACGTTGCAACGGCAATTTACCGACAACAGTCAGGAGGTAAAGAGCGCCAAAGCCGCTGTTGCTCAACTGCGTGGACAAATAACAGGACTTGAAGGCAAAAACGGCTCCAGCAGTTCAATCCCCCAACTGGGCAAGGTCCCTCAACTGGGACAGGAATATTTACGCCTGATGCGTGAGTTTAAGATTCAAGAGGCTATGCTGGAGATGCTGGTAAAACAGCACGAGATTGCAGGGTTATCAGAAAATAAGGACATGTCGCCATTTGGCGTGCTGCAAAAAGCTAACGTACCTGACAAAAAAACAAAACCGATTCGCCGCAACATGGTGCTAAAGGCATTCTTTGTATCATTTTTTACTTGCTCGTTTTTTGTACTCTATTCAGACAGACTTCGACACATCTATTCACAGATTCGAAATAGAGTTTTCAAAACAGAATGA